The following coding sequences are from one Desulfosporosinus orientis DSM 765 window:
- a CDS encoding enoyl-CoA hydratase/isomerase family protein has translation MTFQTIIVEIEEGIATITLNRPEVLNALNDQVFKELGEAAAALSADNSVRAVIITGGNKVFAAGADISQMASSTAVDVATGDNASYRAFQILETMPKPVIAAIAGYALGGGCELTLVADVRIAADNAQFGLPEIKLGILPGAGGTQRLPRLIGAGKAKELIFSGDFIKADEALSVGLVNKVVPAEELFAEARMMAKRFASRGAIALQLAKSAVNEGLRMDLEAGLQYEHKCFSLLFATEDQKEGMRAFLEKRPAKFQGK, from the coding sequence ATGACTTTCCAAACAATCATTGTGGAAATCGAAGAAGGAATTGCAACGATAACATTAAACCGCCCAGAAGTTTTAAATGCCCTAAATGATCAAGTGTTTAAGGAATTAGGTGAAGCGGCAGCGGCCTTAAGTGCCGACAATTCCGTTAGAGCAGTCATTATTACCGGTGGAAATAAAGTTTTTGCAGCAGGAGCGGATATCAGCCAGATGGCATCATCGACGGCAGTGGATGTTGCTACTGGAGACAATGCTTCGTATAGGGCCTTTCAAATTCTTGAAACTATGCCTAAACCCGTTATTGCTGCAATCGCAGGCTATGCTTTGGGTGGCGGGTGCGAGCTCACTCTAGTTGCTGATGTGCGTATTGCGGCGGACAACGCTCAATTTGGTTTACCAGAAATTAAATTGGGAATTTTGCCTGGAGCCGGCGGAACTCAGCGTTTGCCCCGGCTGATTGGTGCAGGAAAGGCGAAGGAATTAATTTTCAGCGGCGATTTTATTAAAGCTGACGAGGCATTAAGTGTTGGTCTTGTCAATAAAGTGGTTCCCGCGGAGGAGCTGTTTGCTGAAGCAAGAATGATGGCGAAACGTTTTGCATCCCGCGGTGCCATAGCCTTACAGCTGGCTAAGTCAGCAGTCAATGAGGGACTCAGGATGGACTTGGAAGCAGGGCTTCAATATGAGCATAAATGCTTTAGTTTGCTCTTTGCAACTGAGGACCAAAAAGAAGGCATGAGAGCTTTCCTGGAAAAGCGTCCGGCAAAGTTTCAAGGAAAATAG
- a CDS encoding 4-hydroxyphenylacetate 3-hydroxylase family protein — translation MRTAEEYIAKLKTMRPNIYLNGEVIARDDPRLKYGVNTISETFNWAADPANEDLLTAKSHLTGEKINRYCHIHQSPEDLLKKQEMTRFYCQRVGGCIQRCMGVDALNALSVVTKNIDLEMGTQYNEHFLAYLKKYQEEDLVANCAQTDVKGDRSLRPHQQTDPDLYLRVVKKTEEGIIVRGCKAHNTIAPYADEIIVVPTRMMTEKDADWAVAFAIQADAPGVSQVVRVSNPRPREELLAPFNNYGSADSLTVFDDVLIPWERVFMCGEYKYAGQLASLFATYHRHSYTGCKPATTDVLMGATALVAEYNGIEKSSQVREELAEMVTIAELVYASGIAASVKSTKAPSGTQIPDIVYTNVGRYHAGINVYREHEILAEISGGLPATIPSEKEFSNAEISALMDKYIMRKDGISAEAQQRCFRMISDLLCSSHAGVVQVAGVHGGGSPIMERIAITGQYDMKAKKNLAKYLAGIKE, via the coding sequence TTGAGAACTGCAGAAGAGTATATTGCCAAACTGAAAACCATGCGTCCCAATATCTATTTGAATGGAGAAGTTATAGCTAGAGATGATCCGCGTCTAAAATATGGGGTTAATACCATTTCGGAGACATTTAACTGGGCTGCAGATCCAGCAAATGAAGATTTGCTGACAGCAAAATCACACCTTACCGGAGAAAAGATTAATCGTTACTGTCATATCCACCAATCCCCTGAAGACCTGCTGAAAAAGCAGGAGATGACCCGTTTTTATTGTCAGCGTGTTGGAGGATGTATCCAGCGATGTATGGGTGTAGATGCACTTAATGCTTTATCCGTGGTTACCAAAAATATTGATCTGGAAATGGGCACTCAATATAATGAACATTTTCTGGCTTATTTAAAAAAGTATCAAGAAGAAGACCTTGTTGCTAATTGTGCTCAAACCGACGTTAAGGGTGATCGTTCCCTTCGTCCTCACCAACAAACAGACCCCGATCTTTATCTGAGAGTTGTGAAAAAGACTGAGGAAGGCATTATTGTACGCGGTTGTAAGGCCCATAACACTATTGCTCCTTATGCGGATGAAATAATTGTAGTGCCAACACGAATGATGACTGAGAAAGACGCAGATTGGGCTGTGGCTTTTGCCATTCAAGCAGATGCACCTGGTGTCTCTCAGGTAGTTCGAGTCTCCAATCCCAGACCCAGAGAAGAACTGCTGGCTCCTTTCAATAATTACGGTTCTGCAGATTCCCTGACTGTTTTTGATGATGTTCTTATTCCTTGGGAAAGGGTCTTTATGTGCGGAGAGTACAAATATGCCGGCCAGCTGGCTTCATTATTTGCAACCTATCATCGCCATAGCTACACCGGTTGCAAGCCTGCAACAACGGATGTTCTTATGGGAGCGACAGCCTTGGTTGCAGAGTACAATGGCATTGAAAAGTCTAGTCAGGTCAGGGAAGAGCTGGCGGAAATGGTAACCATAGCTGAATTGGTATATGCATCAGGAATTGCTGCATCTGTTAAATCTACGAAAGCTCCTTCGGGAACTCAAATCCCGGATATTGTCTATACCAATGTCGGCCGCTATCATGCAGGGATCAATGTTTACCGGGAACATGAAATTTTAGCAGAAATTTCAGGCGGACTGCCGGCAACTATTCCTTCAGAAAAGGAATTTTCAAATGCGGAAATCTCTGCTCTCATGGACAAATACATTATGCGCAAAGATGGAATTTCCGCTGAAGCCCAACAGCGTTGTTTCCGGATGATCAGCGATTTGTTGTGTTCATCTCATGCCGGAGTAGTACAGGTGGCAGGGGTGCACGGAGGAGGTTCGCCGATTATGGAACGTATTGCAATTACTGGGCAATATGACATGAAAGCGAAAAAGAATCTAGCCAAATACTTGGCTGGGATTAAAGAATAA
- a CDS encoding 3-hydroxyacyl-CoA dehydrogenase family protein: MKVEDIKKICVIGAGSMGHQIAYCAALAGYQVSCADISLEMLQKAEEFARSYFPQQVRKGKWTQEQVGLAMSKINFTLNLEEAAKDADFVIESVLEKIGIKRELFAKLDKIAPPHAIFSTNSSFIVSSKIADATTRPDKVCNMHFFNPALMMKIVEVVQGPHTSEETAKITVDLCEKMGKKGVWLKKEIYGFVVNRFLSALYREALYLADMGVADPQEIDLALTNALGHPIGPFHLMDFTGNDLTYIIDMERYQETGDPKDKPSPLIVEKYVKGEWGRKSKKGFFDYE; this comes from the coding sequence ATGAAAGTAGAAGACATTAAGAAAATTTGTGTCATTGGGGCAGGCAGTATGGGTCATCAGATTGCCTATTGTGCAGCCTTGGCCGGCTACCAGGTGAGTTGTGCTGATATTAGTTTAGAGATGCTTCAAAAAGCTGAGGAATTTGCCCGTTCCTATTTTCCGCAGCAAGTTCGAAAAGGAAAATGGACTCAAGAGCAGGTGGGTCTGGCCATGAGCAAGATAAATTTCACCTTAAATCTTGAGGAAGCGGCTAAGGATGCAGATTTTGTCATAGAATCTGTATTGGAAAAAATTGGCATCAAACGAGAGCTCTTTGCCAAATTGGATAAAATAGCCCCCCCTCATGCCATTTTTTCAACGAACAGTTCCTTTATTGTAAGTTCAAAGATTGCGGATGCAACAACCCGGCCTGATAAAGTGTGTAATATGCATTTCTTTAATCCGGCTTTAATGATGAAAATTGTTGAAGTCGTACAGGGTCCCCATACTTCCGAGGAAACTGCCAAAATAACAGTGGATCTCTGTGAAAAAATGGGTAAAAAAGGGGTTTGGCTGAAGAAAGAAATTTATGGTTTTGTTGTCAACAGGTTCTTGTCTGCCCTTTATCGAGAAGCCTTGTATCTGGCTGATATGGGAGTTGCTGACCCGCAAGAGATTGATTTGGCTTTAACCAATGCCTTGGGACATCCTATAGGACCCTTTCATTTAATGGATTTTACCGGAAATGATTTAACCTACATTATTGACATGGAACGGTATCAAGAAACCGGGGATCCCAAGGACAAGCCCTCTCCTTTAATTGTTGAAAAATACGTTAAGGGTGAATGGGGCAGGAAATCTAAAAAAGGATTTTTTGATTATGAATAA
- a CDS encoding TetR/AcrR family transcriptional regulator, with amino-acid sequence MNNDRLQEASIEGKFERILNAATEVFAESGYHQCPVSKVAQRAGVADGTIYLYFRSKEELLIRLLQERLGDFIRCMRRELSHCKTTEASLRTIVRTHFSYMEKNRLLAMVTRLELRQPNQRVRLAINGPLLDYFSLIEEVVQKGIERKEVPKINLRAARQLIFGALDDATTDWVMTSNPQTLMSGVEPMLTMFKGALRLRKPRGTKQIIALQKREEDGNADS; translated from the coding sequence ATGAATAATGACAGACTTCAAGAAGCATCAATTGAAGGCAAATTCGAACGAATACTTAATGCAGCAACCGAAGTATTCGCAGAATCCGGATACCATCAATGTCCGGTATCCAAAGTTGCCCAACGGGCAGGTGTAGCTGATGGTACAATCTATCTATACTTCAGGAGTAAAGAAGAGCTTCTTATACGGCTTCTTCAAGAACGGCTTGGAGATTTTATCCGCTGTATGCGTCGCGAACTATCCCATTGTAAGACAACAGAAGCAAGTTTGAGAACGATTGTTAGGACCCACTTTTCCTACATGGAAAAAAACCGATTGTTGGCAATGGTAACTCGGTTGGAACTTAGACAGCCTAATCAGAGAGTACGTTTGGCGATAAACGGTCCTTTATTAGACTATTTCAGCCTCATCGAGGAGGTGGTCCAGAAAGGTATAGAGCGTAAAGAAGTTCCAAAGATCAATTTACGTGCAGCACGTCAATTAATCTTTGGTGCATTAGATGATGCTACAACGGATTGGGTAATGACTAGTAATCCTCAAACACTTATGAGTGGTGTAGAACCTATGTTGACTATGTTTAAAGGTGCACTCCGATTAAGAAAGCCAAGAGGAACAAAACAAATTATTGCCCTACAGAAACGAGAGGAGGATGGAAATGCAGATTCATAA
- a CDS encoding 3-hydroxyacyl-CoA dehydrogenase/enoyl-CoA hydratase family protein has protein sequence MQIHKVAVLGSGVMGSTIAAHLANAGIPSLLLDIVPSKLSAKEEAAGLTLEDRKVRNSIAEQNKANLKKMNPAPLLVPEFADRIEVGNFSDDLGRLKDVDWVIEVVVERLDIKIDLFKRVAEEVRPGTIVTTNTSGISLKAMTEGLPESFTSNFLGTHFFNPPRYMKLLEIIPGPNTSPEVVAFMVEFGERVLGKGVVTCKDTPNFIANRIGSFGSPVMIKEMLRLGLTIDEVDALTGPVMGRPKSALFRTIDMVGLDTFIHTANNVAQGVPAEKEDFQLPEFVHTMLANGWLGDKVKQGFYKKSKGPKGKVVEVLDPATMTYVPQKKVQFDSLDMAKASKGLPNKLRALVSGNDVGSEFAWNTLKPTLLYAAKLVKDIAEDITGIDEAMCWGYNWEMGPFELWDALGVKETADRIVAEGGKLPQVVEELLAKGQTSFYQETETGEKAYFHKGEYRKKAVSPYSFSLKQAHKAGKKIIGNASASLIDLGDGVACLEFHSTNNAINEDVVNMINESLAEVEKNYIGMVISNQGKNFCVGANLVLLGQEAEKGNWDVLDQGVRDLQNAAMALKYSQKPVVAAPFGMTLGGGAEICLHTTAIQASSELYMGLVEVGVGLIPAGGGTKEMAVRAMDGILPGVQVAPDFLFAKRFEVIATAAVSTSAEKARQLGFLRAADRCSMNPDHIILDAKARVIDLARNFRPYLPTKYKTAGAGVRATLEMAMYGMRQGNFISDYDQYLSNKLAYAITGGNLPAGTPVDEQYLLDLEREVFMSLLGEPKTQDRIRHMLAKGKPLRN, from the coding sequence ATGCAGATTCATAAAGTAGCGGTCCTGGGATCCGGAGTAATGGGAAGTACCATTGCAGCACACTTAGCGAACGCAGGAATTCCAAGTTTATTATTGGATATTGTTCCTTCTAAATTGTCCGCTAAAGAAGAAGCGGCGGGATTAACATTAGAGGATCGTAAAGTTAGAAATAGTATTGCAGAACAAAATAAAGCAAATCTAAAAAAGATGAATCCGGCCCCATTACTGGTTCCAGAGTTTGCTGATCGAATAGAGGTTGGAAATTTTAGTGACGATTTAGGACGTTTAAAGGACGTTGATTGGGTCATTGAAGTGGTCGTTGAACGTCTTGACATCAAAATTGATCTCTTCAAAAGAGTTGCCGAAGAGGTTCGCCCAGGAACAATAGTCACTACCAATACCTCGGGTATCTCTCTTAAAGCTATGACCGAGGGTTTGCCGGAAAGTTTCACAAGTAATTTTCTGGGAACTCACTTCTTTAATCCTCCCCGTTATATGAAACTTTTAGAGATCATTCCAGGGCCTAATACGAGCCCGGAAGTGGTCGCCTTTATGGTGGAGTTCGGAGAGAGGGTCTTAGGCAAGGGTGTGGTAACGTGTAAGGACACTCCTAACTTTATCGCAAACCGGATCGGCTCATTTGGTTCGCCGGTCATGATTAAAGAAATGCTGCGTTTGGGCTTAACTATTGATGAGGTGGATGCCTTAACGGGTCCGGTCATGGGCCGTCCTAAAAGCGCTCTATTCCGCACCATCGATATGGTTGGTCTAGATACCTTTATTCATACAGCAAATAATGTTGCCCAAGGAGTACCGGCTGAGAAAGAAGACTTCCAATTGCCCGAATTTGTTCATACCATGCTGGCCAACGGCTGGTTGGGTGATAAAGTGAAACAAGGTTTCTATAAGAAGTCTAAAGGACCTAAAGGCAAAGTGGTCGAAGTTCTCGATCCTGCAACTATGACCTATGTACCTCAAAAGAAGGTCCAATTCGATTCTCTTGATATGGCAAAGGCTTCCAAAGGACTCCCCAATAAGCTGCGGGCTTTAGTCAGCGGGAATGATGTCGGATCAGAATTTGCTTGGAACACCCTTAAACCAACCCTGCTTTATGCCGCAAAACTTGTTAAAGATATTGCCGAAGATATCACCGGCATCGATGAAGCAATGTGTTGGGGTTACAATTGGGAGATGGGCCCTTTCGAATTATGGGATGCTCTTGGTGTTAAAGAGACCGCGGATCGAATCGTTGCAGAGGGCGGTAAGCTGCCTCAAGTCGTGGAAGAACTGCTTGCTAAAGGACAGACCAGTTTCTACCAAGAGACTGAGACTGGAGAAAAGGCTTACTTCCATAAGGGTGAGTATCGGAAAAAAGCTGTAAGCCCGTATTCGTTCTCCTTGAAGCAAGCTCATAAAGCAGGCAAGAAAATTATTGGCAATGCAAGCGCCAGCCTAATTGATCTTGGAGATGGGGTTGCCTGCTTAGAGTTCCATTCTACAAACAATGCCATTAATGAAGATGTCGTTAACATGATTAACGAATCTTTGGCAGAAGTTGAGAAGAATTATATCGGAATGGTCATCAGTAACCAAGGAAAGAACTTCTGCGTTGGGGCAAATCTTGTCCTGCTGGGTCAAGAGGCTGAAAAAGGCAATTGGGATGTCCTGGATCAGGGCGTACGTGACTTGCAAAATGCCGCCATGGCACTGAAATATTCCCAAAAACCTGTTGTAGCAGCACCTTTTGGCATGACGCTTGGAGGTGGGGCAGAAATCTGTCTCCATACAACGGCTATTCAAGCATCCTCTGAGCTCTACATGGGTCTTGTCGAAGTAGGAGTCGGCTTAATCCCTGCCGGGGGAGGAACAAAGGAAATGGCCGTACGGGCAATGGATGGCATTCTTCCTGGGGTTCAAGTGGCTCCGGACTTCCTGTTTGCCAAACGTTTTGAAGTAATTGCTACGGCTGCAGTTTCCACAAGTGCCGAAAAAGCTCGCCAGCTTGGTTTCTTGCGTGCCGCCGACCGCTGCAGCATGAATCCTGATCACATTATTTTGGATGCAAAGGCTCGGGTCATTGATTTAGCGCGTAACTTCAGACCTTACCTGCCGACAAAGTACAAAACAGCCGGTGCGGGTGTTCGCGCTACTCTGGAAATGGCCATGTATGGA